One Carassius gibelio isolate Cgi1373 ecotype wild population from Czech Republic chromosome A20, carGib1.2-hapl.c, whole genome shotgun sequence DNA segment encodes these proteins:
- the LOC127938581 gene encoding DBH-like monooxygenase protein 2 homolog — protein sequence MGTLSLVLLLLSVQWSRAQEDPLLPFSEHLDPEHKVRLKWGFDEIQGTILFELTVDTSGWVGFGFSPKGGMTGADIVIGGVGPGGRYFTDRHAGGNSMPVIDQQQNYKLLSLTESNGKTVMKFQRSISSCDENDLPITNLPMKLIYAYGQTDDITYHSTQRGTKELNLLKYMPRVNPPNSSFFDITMVNFTVPAKQTYYHCKIVRPPTFDRKQHIYRIEPVITNPDLVHHLLLYRCPPSVTEPFEAECYTSLRTNLCMETTAVWGVGGGAFEFPEVAGLPIGGTVGGFLYRLEVHYNNPNKSAGRVDNSGLRFYYTSELRQHDAAVLGTGLAVNPGYAIPPKAKSFLTYGLCDTAYIPEVLQTPHDLQVFSAMLHTHLAGRKVRVGHFRGGKQIDLLAVDENYDFEYQDVMNLGKTKTVKLGDKLLVECTYNTENRSTLTWGGLSTSDEMCLAFLFYYPAMNLSGCMSFPNTTALRSEMGMPSPTIWLSLMTNTTWNDTSINQYQQTLKRISQLVIIADSFNNISRNTGLIPDLSVMPSAPCISGCATKSLASLLLCLAVQFMHKYY from the exons ATGGGCACATTATCTCTTGTTCTGCTCTTGCTTTCAGTCCAGTGGTCCCGGGCTCAGGAAGACCCTCTTCTGCCTTTCTCTGAACACCTGGACCCCGAGCACAAGGTGCGGCTGAAGTGGGGATTTGATGAGATCCAGGGCACAATCTTGTTCGAGCTCACGGTCGACACCAGCGGCTGGGTCGGTTTTGGCTTCAGCCCGAAAGGAGGAATGACAGGAGCCGATATCGTCATTGGAGGAGTCGGACCTGGAGGCAGATACTTCACG GACCGTCATGCTGGGGGTAACTCAATGCCTGTGATTGACCAGCAACAGAACTACAAGCTCCTGTCTCTGACCGAATCTAACGGGAAAACAGTCATGAAGTTTCAGAGGTCCATCAGTTCCTGTGATGAAAATGACTTACCCATCACT AATCTCCCCATGAAGCTGATCTATGCGTATGGCCAGACTGATGACATCACGTACCACAGCACCCAAAGAGGAACGAAGGAGCTGAACCTGTTGAAGTACATGCCTCGGGTCAACCCTCCAAACAGCAGCTTTTTTGACATAACTATGGTCAAT TTCACTGTACCAGCCAAACAAACCTACTATCACTGCAAGATCGTGAGACCCCCGACATTTGATCGCAAACAGCACATTTATCGC ATTGAGCCGGTGATCACAAACCCTGACCTTGTGCATCATCTGCTGCTGTACCGCTGCCCTCCGAGTGTGACGGAGCCGTTTGAGGCGGAGTGTTACACATCGTTAAGAACGAACTTGTGTATGGAGACCACTGCAGTGTGGGGAGTTGGTGGAGGG GCTTTTGAATTTCCTGAAGTGGCAGGACTTCCAATTGGAGGAACTGTTGGTGGTTTTCTCTACAGGCTTGAAGTGCATTACAACAACCCAAATAAAAGTGCAG GTCGAGTTGATAACTCTGGTCTGCGATTCTATTACACATCTGAACTCCGTCAGCACGATGCAGCAGTTTTGGGGACAGGGCTTGCAGTGAACCCTGGGTACGCCATCCCACCCAAAGCCAAATCCTTCCTCACATATGGCCTGTGTGACACTGCTTATATTCCAGAG GTTCTGCAGACGCCTCATGATCTTCAGGTGTTCTCTGCCATGCTGCACACACACTTAGCTGGACGCAAGGTGCGAGTCGGACACTTCAG AGGGGGGAAACAGATTGATTTGTTAGCTGTGGATGAAAACTATGATTTTGAATACCAGGATGTGATGAACTTGGGCAAAACTAAGACAGTGAAGTTG GGTGACAAACTGCTGGTGGAGTGCACTTATAACACTGAAAACCGCAGCACACTCACATGG GGGGGGCTCTCAACTTCAGATGAGATGTGTTTGGCCTTCCTCTTCTACTATCCAGCGATGAATCTGAGTGGCTGTATGAGTTTCCCAAATACAACAGCTTTAAGATCTGAGATGGGAATGCCAAGTCCAAC TATCTGGCTCAGTTTAATGACCAACACAACCTGGAATGACACGTCTATCAATCAATACCAACAAACACTAAAGAGAATCAGCCAGCTCGTCATAATTGCCGATTCATTT AATAATATATCACGCAACACAGGGCTGATTCCTGACCTCAGTGTCATGCCGTCTGCACCCTGCATTAGCGGCTGTGCCACCAAAAGCCTTGCTTCACTGCTCCTCTGTTTGGCAGTGCAGTTCATGCACAAATACTACTGA